A single region of the Leptothrix cholodnii SP-6 genome encodes:
- a CDS encoding response regulator transcription factor, with protein MKKILIVEDQQDIRELIRMTLEIEDYEVHEAPQGDIALQMIGRINPDVMLLDVMMPGGIDGFEVCRRVKADARFKRTKVVMLSARGSSADRDTGKRAGAADYLVKPFSPRQLLQVIDRVS; from the coding sequence ATGAAAAAGATCCTCATCGTCGAAGACCAGCAGGACATCCGCGAACTGATCCGCATGACGCTGGAGATCGAAGACTACGAGGTGCACGAAGCGCCGCAAGGCGACATCGCGCTGCAGATGATCGGGCGCATCAACCCCGACGTGATGCTGCTCGACGTGATGATGCCCGGCGGCATCGACGGCTTCGAGGTCTGCCGCCGCGTCAAGGCGGACGCCCGCTTCAAGCGCACGAAGGTGGTGATGCTGTCCGCGCGCGGCAGCTCGGCCGACCGCGACACCGGCAAGCGTGCCGGCGCGGCCGACTACCTCGTCAAGCCCTTCAGCCCGCGCCAGCTGCTGCAGGTCATCGACCGTGTGAGCTGA